ATTGACACAGGAGCTGCTATGGGTTTGTTAAGAAGAGCTCTTATTGGGGATGAACTAACTCATAAGGAAAAGCAGGCTCTTCAAAGAACCCTGACAGATTTAGCCTCTGTTGTTCCTATAGGAATACTCATGCTTCTGCCAGTAAGTATTTGTTGTACTTCGATTTACCCCTCCTGAACAAGCATAAAGCCTTCTAGGCCCAGACTGTTGTTTATTTCAATTTTGGTTTCAGAAGCCTGTCTTCTTTACTTCATCCACATTGACTAAAGATAACCAGTCATGTTTTTTAGTTAGTGAACTTTAATGTTCAGTGCAAATATCTTCATGGATACAGCATTGTAAACAAGTTCATAATGTTCCCAGGTAACTGCTGTTGGGCATGCTGCTATTTTGGCTTTCATCCAGAGATATGTGCCTTCCATGGTTCGTAACTTTGTATGACCCCTCATTATTTCCCCTGTGGCATGATTTAATTATGTACATTGTGCATCCGGTATTTTGTAGATCCCATCCACCTATGCTCCAGAGAGGTTAGATCTCCTCAGGCAACTTGAAAAAGTGAAGGAAATGGGAGTTGCTGAAGGTAGTAGTGAAGAAATGGTAGAGGCTGTAAGTTCGAGAGGTGACCAAGTGAAATAGGCAAACCATGTACAGACGGAAACAAGTATACTTCTGTAAGTAATCATTTCATCCGTGACTGCTGAGTTACTGTATTTATGTTCCTATCATAACGTTTGCATACATTCTTGTTTCCTCTGAACTCTGTAGTATTTTAGAACAATAAAGATTCTACAAGGGTGTGTTTTGCATCTTTGTGTTGtgcaattattttattaatgTTTTTAACATTTCTGCAGTGTTTTGGAACAAGACAGAAGATGGTTTCATTTCGTTTATAGAAGATTCTTTCAGTGACATTCTGATAGAAGTGAACATAAAGGAAAAAACTGGAGTTTTACCAAACATTGCTACTGTGTTCGTTGAAGGAAGATCCTTCAGAAGTTGCACTTTGGAAGATTGTTTTCATACTTCATAGTGTACAAGGGCGCCGTGTGCCCATTCAACATAGAAGAAGGTTATCCAAAGTTCCTCTTGGATAATGTCTGTAGGGTAGATATTGGCTGATGATTTGTATATCTAGCTGAGATTGGTGTATCAACTCTCCAAATGTAAAGAGACAGGCCTGAGTGGTGGCTTATCGGTCCGTGATCCTAGGTCATGCAGTGATGCACGACTCTGCTGTCAGCTTATGGGCAATTCAGCAGCAAAAGATTGATGCTGGTGGCGCACTGCTACATCCAATAGCACGTAAAGACTTTTGTGCTCTTGTAGTCTACTCTACTGTCCGGTCTACATTGCCTGGTCGTCTTCCCCTTTCATTTACGTATCATTATCTTGGATTATCtccattataaaaatataacatcTTTCacctataaatctggacatatttGTCGGATATGTAGCTATATCTGGATACGTAGACGGATCGAGTAGTAAATACGCTGATTTCTGAGCTGTTCATACGGCTGCAAATTTGCACTGAAGTGTTCGCTGGAGCAAGGTTGTCACAACCGGAGCAGTGCGCACAAAAAATGGAACggttcattagcgcgtgattaattaagaatttccttcgtttcaaaatataataacttttagcccTTAGGacttgtcctaaaatataaccacttcttcaccaacattctcttccaaaccaatcacaaccctcaaCTATTCACTTTTTTCACTATCTttactactcatccaatcacaaccttccaccactcacttctacctactccatccatttcacaGTGTAAGACTTTATAacattgtttatatatatatatccagatttattaacatctaaataaatgtaagcaatgttagaaagtcttacattgtaaaacggatatgtactttcttaataaccgtgtccaattctaaaacttcttatcttatattataggacggatggagtattagctattttttttcaaaaataaatcaatatgatttttaagcaactttcgtataatttttttttataaaaaacacaccgtttagtagtttgaaaagtgtgtgcCTGAGAAACAAGGGAGATAGTTGGAAAACTTGAGGTAAGACCACAGCCAAGGTCTTTGGTCTCTGGATGCATCAGCTCGTAAATACGCCTAGCGTGCCATGCACTCTGGTATTCCAGACGTCCAGTTAATGTTGACTTCTTGATAGCACGATCCTTAATCACCTGATGTGTGATGCCACTAAAATACCCTTTCATCGTTTACATGTTCCACTAAAGACTTGGCTAAGCTATAATAAAATACGGGGAGAAACCcgtaattttgataatttgatcattttaaaaaacttatttcgaaattGAACTATgccaaaaactaatttcaaaaaTAGGCCGTTTTCTCAGCGCCATAGAGATTGGCGCTGAGATATAACATCTCGGCGCCACTATCATTGGCGCTGAGATGTTATCCGAGGTGTCACGGATTTTACATGTCATCCGAGGTCAGCGCCAAAGATCTCTGTTCAATTTAGAAATATTAGTTATCTACAAGCTTCCATTGCACACAATGACAAGATAGCTTGGGGGAGAACTTGTGAGGTAATGGGTTCGATCCTTAGCCACGCAAGTTTTTCCATCTAAGTACAAGCATCTTTTGATGTTCTATTTAAAAATCTCAcatgtttttcaaatttattttatttttaaatgtggatgtttttttaaatttattttatttttaaatatggaaGGAACAAAATTATGTATGCAGTATTTATAGCttagttttttaaatttattttatttttaaatatggaaGGAACAAAATTATGTATGAGGTATTTATAGATTAATAGTCGGTATAAATTTAcatatttcagttttttttcaccCTCTATTTTGCTACATAATTATGTATGCAGTATTGATcctcaaaggaaaaaaaaaagaaaaataagaagttACGGGGTTCGAACCCTAGATTTCTAGTTATGAGAGGCAGCCCTTCACCACCAGGATACACCTTTCATACTAGACCATGTAAGTTAGCGCCAAAGAATTTGGCGCTGATATCGCATGACGTGTGTTTTGCGGGACACGTCGAACCGCATCTCAGCGCCAAGTACGATGCCGCGAGAAAATggtctatttttgaaattagtttttgacACGGCTCAATATCAAAATAAGTTTTATCAAAGGGtcaatttatcaaaattacggGGGAGAAACAGTCACACTGTCAAAAAGTTCAGCGGCGACTACTCCAGACTTAAAATCTGAATAAGTAAACGGATGTGAATACAATAATTGAGCACAGCTCCATAAGACTCGATCCATGGTTCCAAAAGGTGTCATGTCCATTTTCTTCCGattaaaggattttttttattttttaaattgacCAAAGATTCTCAAAGCTAATATTTATCacttaaccaaacaaaacaattttttagataaaagaACCAAAAACATACTCCTACTACTCATCTAGTGTCATTTTAAGTAAGGAAATAGCATGTCTATTCTAGTATATCCACTTCTCTGGCAATTTTAAACTGAcattaaggccctctttgtttaggcttataagccaacttataagtcgaaaagtctaagcctaaacaaacaagcagcttttctgtttggcttttttaaagccataagccactctaacactattaagccaaaagctaggttggagaagttttttaggcttatgtgaggtagatgtatgactcaactactaaacttaggacattaaatccaccggcttataaatcatataagccaataagctgacttaaaagtctaggccaataagcctaagcctaaacaaagagggcctaagatTGACGCGGCATTGTTATAGGCGGACGCGCATTATCACAAATAGAAAAGGCAACCGACCTTGACTTGTGGCCAAAACTTCAGAGCTGGTCTTAAAtcttaattaggaataaaaataaCATTTAACATGATGAAAGAGAATATGATGAGAAAAAATTACTTCACTTGCCCATGGTGACAAAAATACCCATTCTGATAtgagaaaaaacaaaggaaaaaaaaaagaaagttttgGATTCATATGGATTCGTGACTGTAACACCGTTCGGTTCAAAGGAATTGATCTCTTACAGAAACCCAAGAAAAATCATGTGGATTCTactagaaacaaagaaaaaaatttcatgCACTCTGACATGTCTTTATTTCATTTCTTAcgtttttttctttgcttttgcTTTGTCTGACGCATGTTTTACAATTCTATTTAGAATTCATATGTTTGTTTTGCATATgctcttatctttttttttttcctattttgacttttttttagtcCTATAATCCAAAAAGCCCGGAATTGGATCGACATCCCTAGGCTTTAGTTCGAATATGAGATATATGTAAAAGTTCCAAATATATCTACCTGGTTTAAAATTTCGGACAAGTCAACTGTTTTAAATACGTGAATGGAAAATATCTTTTGCTTTGACATGAAGATATTGCACCGTTCGTTTGTTTTGCAGAATTTGCTTTCATTATAAGTAGCCTCAACATTCTGTACCCATATCATCTGCACCCTGGCAGCCAATCCAACGGCCATCCTCCATCCGACGGCCGAACCGACTTAAAAAGGATGGCGTAATCACCGTCCAAAATCTCGAATTAAATAAATCCTCCAAATAAACCAATCTCCAATTTTTAATCGCTATCTATAACTCTCTTCCTTTTTCGTTTCTACCGCGTAGTCAGTTCCCTCCTTTTTTATAGCCCCCATACCTGAAGGCCATCATCCatcgcccacctcgccgcctcccccactTGGAAGTTGCAAAGCGAAGCCCACCAACCTCAaaaacccaaaccctagctctcctcgccgccatcccaTGGCGCGCCTCCACCTCGTGGTCGTGGCCATGGCCGcgctcttcgccgccgcggcggtggcgcagggcCCGAGCGCCTCCCCGACGCCGGCTCCCAAGGCGCAGCCACCGGTGGCGACCCCGCCGACTCGGCCGCCGGCCGTGGCGCCGGtgtctcctcccgccgcccagCCGCCCGTGACGACGCCTCCCCCGGcttccgcgcccgcgcccgtgcccgccccgagcgccgccgcgacaCCGTCACCCCAGGCCTCGGCGCCGACCGCGGAGCCCCCCGTCctctcgccgcccgcgccggctcCGGGGTCGATCTCCCAGTCCCCGACGGAGGCCCCGacgtctccgccgccaccgagcgcCGCGTCCGTagtctccccctccgccgccgccgtcgtcgccgcctgggCCGCCGTGGCAGCCGTCGCGGCGTTCTACTGAGATCCGGCTCCCGGAGATgagttcctcgccgccgccgatatCATCACCGCCATTACTGCCGTtaatttattattgttattattagctATTTCCCCCCTTCGCTCTGGGGTTGCTAATCCCATTGCGTTTTAATCTAGATCTAGCTTttgtgagtgagagagagactGTGCTTGCCATTGTATAATCCTCCCCCACCGGATTCTTTTCTTTAATCTACTTTCGGACATTATTAGTAGAGATTTTGTCATCCGATTGCTCCTGCCTGCTTGATCTGTTCCGATCTAGCTCCTCAGATCTGCTCAGATTTTCCCCCCTCTGCTGTATTACTGTAGCATTCTACTCCTGTTTGCTTTGTTTCGATTCTACCGCTGTGGCTTTCGTTGCGTGATGACGTTGTCACGTTGGTGGCCAGCTGGGGAGCACAGCATCTCGCGTGTGATGGGAGATGGGAGAGGCGTCCGGtgcaggaggtggtggtggtggggggtgGGTGAGCACGGCAAGACATGCGGCGAGGGGAGGGCGCGTGGCGTTTGGGCTGCGCGCGTTGGTAACGTGACGCGCGTGAGGGTGCGGCCGCGGGCAGCGACACGCGCCGACACGCTCGCGTAGGCGGTTTTTCGGTGCGGTTAGTGTgtgcgcgggcggggcgggTTTGGCCGGTAGCGATGACACTTTTGGGATGAAACCAGTGGTGGTGGCACACGTTTGATTAGTTTGGCTCCATCCCAGAAGTGAATTCTCCGACTTCATGACTCAACTGTAAACTGAAGTACAGGAAGTTAGAAAAGCCTCATCCTTCCATTCTGACTACGTAAATTAGGTAAGACTTATCCTTCCATCCTCTCATCCTTCCATTTTGTGACTACACGGTACACGCAAGTTAGGAAAGCCTTATCCTTCCATCCTGATTTATATGATGACTACACAAAGTCAGGAAAGCCTCCTCGTTCCATCCTGACTACGCGCCACAAGTTAAATCAGAATAAGTCAAAAAAATGtattacttttgtttttttaatagatgaggccgttgactttttatcacgcgttcgactattcgttttattaaaaaattacgtaattataatttattttattgcgagttgttttatcacttaaaatgctttaagcatgatttatatcttatataatttttttaataagataaatggtg
The Oryza glaberrima chromosome 8, OglaRS2, whole genome shotgun sequence DNA segment above includes these coding regions:
- the LOC127783115 gene encoding arabinogalactan protein 1 encodes the protein MARLHLVVVAMAALFAAAAVAQGPSASPTPAPKAQPPVATPPTRPPAVAPVSPPAAQPPVTTPPPASAPAPVPAPSAAATPSPQASAPTAEPPVLSPPAPAPGSISQSPTEAPTSPPPPSAASVVSPSAAAVVAAWAAVAAVAAFY